In Coregonus clupeaformis isolate EN_2021a chromosome 15, ASM2061545v1, whole genome shotgun sequence, one genomic interval encodes:
- the LOC121582180 gene encoding nipped-B-like protein isoform X1, with amino-acid sequence MPSERKIANKAVGRCEEQSESDDIEQPVHRHDSPTPIFSMNGDMPHVPITTLAGIASLTDLLNQLPLPSPLPATTTKSLLYNGRIAEEVNCLLACRDENLVSQLAHSLNQVSTEHIELKDNLGSDDPEGDVPVLLQTVLSRNPNIFREKNIMQQPIMPQYKMSQNSMHGSPASTNYQQSTISHSPSSRFAPPQMGSGARFTPQQSSPVPSPYAPQSPASYLQQYPHPPSYSQHQQIQQELHGSPVVPAAPSYSGSPKRPVQPCLEVQTQPQASPHQNPSTPTLVASPVVPGSMRNIHDNKVSGQISSNSANHNARHGSNEDYMNIVHRLGNEESDPSMRNASFPLRSPQSVCSPAGSEGTPKGSRPGLILQSPPPYAPPRDAAPDLILDSPDHKKKQKKLTKEEKEQLEKAAMYDIVSSPSKDSTKLTLKLSRVKSSELDQSGDILPGVEDQDTDLTYNSLQFSRTQQDPAHRLAPGQGEHSGYQQVPVLQNTKQAIGVISGAVYDDAEMDALAEIERIERETLIERERCSKEVQDKDKPLKKRKQDSYPQEPGAGGTAGATQPGVGGGNAGSKLAPQEASAASNGASRPALMVSIDLQQAGRADGQPEVNMGTPTPALEARRWPEERLGPEDGSDSTGVLRLKSKTDGETLQTADGRPEVIKQRADTSKKLGADGRPETPKHKHENRRDSSKHRQDGKPDNGKARPDSRMPDTPRQRHEGLTDSGHREDRSRDSDPSRIRRPETPSKSSRGEHDSKHGRDRDRERADKDRERKHRTESGEPRDRRSPEQRSRPESPRVKQEGRGGVDPSGRQRTDRPCPNLKSPNKEERRSGEERRSGDGSRNRQDSKQQQQPAESKPEFPAYLLGGVKSGGFKNFVIPKMKRDKDGHVLAAEMRKPGSGLGHVMEGWSEPRVKLERLGLVEEMKTGAKPVVVLQKLSIDEVQKIIREREDRNARGSKSSKSRHSHEKSGKGGLDESVLKELPPHLIAEIESTMPLCERVKMNKRKRSTVNEKPKYAEVDSDDSDDDSVTESARKRHKKEREKTWEPDEREIRGSGEHRRSSGGFQERRRGSGRRYREHSPEESDEESPPPSMSDLARKMKKKEKQKKRKAYEPKLTPEELMDSSTFKRFSASVDNILESLEDIDFNAMDDDEIPQELLLGKHQLSELGSESAKIKAMGITFRLPSDKLVKVLNILEKNIQDGSKLSTLMNHDADAEDEERLWRDLIMERVTKSADACLTALNIMTSSRMPKAVYIEDVIERVLQYTKFHLQNTLYPQYDPVYRVNPHGGGLLSSRAKRAKSSTHKQRVIIMLYNKVCDIVSNISELLEIQLLTDTTILQVSSMGITPFFVESVSELQLCAIKLVTAVFSRYEKHRQLILEEIFTSLARLPTSKRSLRNFRLNSSDKDGEPMYIQMVTALVLQLIQCVVHLPNNRDSHDDEYNKKVDQDVLITNSYETAMRAAQNFLSVFLKKCGSKQGEEDYRPLFENFVQDLLSTVNKPEWPASELLLSLLGRLLVHQFSNKQTEMALRVASLDYLGTVAARLRKDAVTSQMDQRSIDRILRETQGNDETQQLQKALLDYMDENAETDPSLVFARKFYIAQWFRDTLTETDKAMKSQNQRGDEDSSEGQHHAKDIETTGEIMQRAEARKKYLRNIIKTAPSQFSTLRMNSDTVDYDDSCLIVRYLASMRPFAQSFDIYLTQILRVLGESAIAVRTKAMKCLSEVVAVDPSILARLDMQRGVHGRLMDNSTSVREAAVELLGRFVLSRPQLTEQYYDMLIERILDTGISVRKRVIKILRDICLEQPTFNKITEMCVKMIRRVNDEEGIKKLVNETFQKLWFTPTPNHDKDAMTRKILNITDVVSACKDTGYDWFEQLLQNLLKTEEDASYKPARKACVQLVDNLVEHILKYEESLADIENKGVNSNRLVSCITTLFLFSKNRAQLMVKHAMTMQPYLTTKCNTQSDFMVICNVAKILELVIPLMEHPSETFLTTIEEDLMKLIIKYGMTVVQHCVSCLGAVVNRVTHNYKFVWACFNRYYGALTKLKTQHSEDSNNPVLAANKPALLRSLFTVGALCRHFDFDQEEFKGPSKVVIKDKVMELLLYFTKHEDEEVQTKAIIGLGFQFIQYPGLMFMQDVKSLYNGILSDRKSSVNLKIQVLKNLQTYLQEEDSRMQEADQQWKKLSKQEDLKEMGDISSGMSSSIMQLYLKQVLEAFFHTQSNVRHFALNVIALTLNQGLIHPVQCVPYLIAMGTDPEPTMRNKADQQLVEIDKKYTGFIHMKAVAGMKMSYQVQQAIWSAKGTVIRGYRQDETTSALCAHLFSMVRSNRQHRRAFLISLLNLFDDSSKMEVNMLLYMADNLACFPYQSQEEPLFIMHHIDITLSVSGSNLLQSFKESLLKEPRRREKKPKERKYHSEEENSEEERHSSRSNSSDEDDEVVHRPKKPKHRAHAPVESDSDSDLEMEDLDKVMQRLPDNPIPLLDFANASQGILLLLVLKQHLKNLYGFSDSKIQKYSPTESAKVYEKAVNRKSHVHFSPRQTLDFLTSDLANVELTYDIKRRIVKQYLDFKLLMEHLDPDEEDEEGEASASANARNKAITSLLGGPSHQDHKNHHQDHKNHHQAPIETDDDDESDGEERTPGSSRRSRKHGDSAEASGHMNETLGSMDVIALCCPKYKDRPQIARVIQKTNTGYRVHWMAGSYSGVWAEAKKRDGRKTVPWVDTIKESDIIYKKIALTSAHKLTNRVVHTLRSLYSAKDGTS; translated from the exons ATATAATGCAGCAGCCAATAATGCCGCAGTACAAGATGTCCCAGAATTCCATGCATGGGAGTCCGGCGTCGACAAACTACCAGCAATCCACTATCTCACACAGCCCTTCTAG TCGCTTTGCCCCTCCACAGATGGGGTCAGGCGCTAGGTTCACGCCCCAGCAGAGCAGCCCTGTGCCCAGCCCTTATGCCCCCCAAAGCCCTGCAAGTTACTTGCAGCAGTACCCTCATCCCCCCAGCTATTCTCAGCACCAACAGATCCAGCAAG AGCTGCATGGTTCCCCTGTCGTTCCGGCTGCACCCTCTTATTCAGGAAGCCCCAAGAGGCCTGTGCAGCCCTGCCTAGAGGTGCAGACCCAGCCCCAGGCCTCCCCCCACCAGAACCCCTCCACCCCAACCTTAG TTGCCAGTCCCGTGGTTCCTGGCAGCATGCGGAACATCCACGACAACAAGGTCTCCGGGCAAATTTCAAGCAACTCAGCCAATCACAATGCCAGACATGGCTCGAACGAAGACTACATGAACATAGTCCACAGACTAGGGAATGAG GAGAGTGATCCTTCCATGAGAAATGCCTCCTTCCCACTCCGATCGCCCCAGTCTGTTTGTTCCCCTGCAGGCAGCGAAGGGACCCCAAAAG GGTCACGACCTGGCCTCATCCTGCAGTCCCCTCCACCTTATGCTCCCCCCCGTGACGCCGCTCCCGACCTCATCCTGGACTCTCCTGACCacaagaagaagcagaagaagctAACTAAAGAGGAGAAAGAACAGTTGGAAAAAGCTGCCATGTACGACATCGTTAGCTCTCCCTCTAAAGACTCTACCAAGCTGACGCTCAAACTGTCCCGGGTGAAGTCCTCAGAGTTGGACCAATCTGGAGACATCCTACCCGGGGTAGAGGACCAGGACACAGACCTGACCTACAACAGCCTGCAGTTCTCCCGGACGCAGCAGGACCCTGCCCACAGGTTAGCCCCTGGCCAAGGGGAGCATTCAGGCTACCAGCAGGTCCCTGTGCTCCAGAACACCAAACAGGCTATAGGGGTGATCAGCGGAGCTGTGTACGACGATGCTGAGATGGACGCTCTCGCTGAGATCGAGAGGATAGAACGGGAGACGCTCAtagaaagggagcgctgctccAAAGAGGTTCAGGATAAAG ACAAGCCACTGAAGAAGCGGAAGCAGGACTCGTATCCTCAAGAGCCTGGTGCTGGAGGTACAGCGGGGGCAACTCAGCCTGGCGTGGGAGGGGGCAATGCTGGCAGCAAGTTGGCACCCCAGGAGGCAAGTGCAGCCAGTAATGGTGCCAGCCGGCCAGCCCTAATGGTCAGCATCGACCTGCAGCAAGCAGGCAGAGCTGACGGGCAGCCAGAGGTGAACATGGGCACCCCCACCCCAGCCCTGGAGGCCCGGCGCTGGCCCGAGGAACGCCTGGGTCCAGAGGACGGCTCCGACTCCACTGGAGTCCTGCGGCTAAAGTCCAAGACGGACGGAGAGACACTACAGACTGCAGACGGCCGGCCAGAGGTCATCAAGCAGCGGGCCGACACCTCCAAGAAGCTGGGCGCCGACGGCCGACCAGAGACCCCTAAACACAAGCACGAAAACAGAAGAGACTCGTCCAAACACAGACAAGACGGCAAACCTGACAATGGCAAGGCCCGCCCTGACAGCAGGATGCCTGACACTCCACGACAACGGCACGAGGGACTCACAGACTCTGGTCACAGGGAAGACAGGTCCCGGGACAGCGACCCATCCCGCATCCGCAGGCCAGAGACCCCCAGCAAGTCCAGCAGGGGGGAACACGACTCCAAACACGGacgggacagagacagggagcggGCAGATAAAGACAGGGAGAGGAAACACAGGACAGAGTCAGGGGAACCACGGGACCGACGGTCTCCAGAGCAGCGCTCCAGACCAGAGAGCCCGAGGGTTAAGCAGGAGGGCCGAGGGGGGGTGGACCCCAGTGGGCGCCAGAGGACTGACCGGCCATGCCCCAACCTCAAATCCCCtaataaagaggagaggaggagcggggaggagaggaggagtggggacgGTAGCAGGAACCGACAGGACTCCAAGCAGCAACAGCAGCCTGCTGAAAGCAAACCGGAGTTCCCTGCCTACCTGCTGGGGGGCGTAAAGTCTGGAGGCTTTAAGAACTTTGTGATTCCCAAGATGAAGCGGGATAAGGATGGGCATGTGTTGGCAGCTGAGATGAGGAAGCCTGGGTCTGGTCTGGGGCATGTAATGGAGGGCTGGAGCGAGCCCCGGGTCAAGCTGGAGCGACTGGGGCTGGTAGAGGAGATGAAGACAGGAGCCAAACCTGTTGTGGTGCTGCAGAAACTCAGCATCGACGAGGTGCAGAAAATCATCAGGGAAAGGGAGGACAGGAACGCACGCGGCTCCAAGTCCTCCAAGAGCAGACACTCTCATGAGAAGTCTGGGAAAG GAGGTCTTGATGAATCAGTGTTGAAAGAACTACCTCCTCATCTCATTGCTGAGATAGAGTCCACAATGCCACTGTGTGAGAGAGTGAAGATGAACAAACGCAAGCGCAGCACTGTCAACGAGAAGCCCAAGTACGCCGAGGTCGACTCCGACGACTCAGACGACGACTCTGTGACGGAGT cTGCACGGAAGCGTCACAAGAAGGAGCGAGAAAAGACGTGGGAGCCTGATGAGCGGGAGATAAGAGGCTCAGGAGAGCACCGGCGGAGTAGTGGGGGCTTCCAGGAGCGGCGCAGGGGGTCTGGCAGGCGCTACCGAGAACACAGCCCAGAGGAATCAGACGAGGAATCCCCACCACCCAGCATGAGTGACC TTGCCAGAAAGATGAAGAAGAAGGAGAAACAGAAGAAGAGGAAGGCATACGAGCCCAAGCTGACACCAGAAG AACTGATGGATTCCTCCACGTTCAAGAGGTTCTCAGCCAGTGTGGACAACATTCTGGAGAGCTTGGAGGACATTGACTTCAATGCCATGG ATGATGATGAGATCCCACAGGAGCTTCTGCTGGGGAAACACCAGCTGAGTGAGCTGGGCAGCGAATCTGCTAAGATCAAGGCCATGGGCATCACCTTCAGG CTTCCATCTGACAAGTTGGTGAAGGTCCTGAACATCCTGGAGAAGAACATTCAGGACGGTTCCAAGCTCTCCACACTGATGAACCAT GACGCAGACGCAGAAGACGAGGAGCGGCTGTGGCGTGACCTCATCATGGAGCGCGTGACCAAGTCAGCTGACGCCTGTCTGACGGCCCTCAACATCATGACGTCGTCCCGCATGCCCAAGGCGGTGTACATTGAGGACGTGATTGAGAGGGTGCTGCAGTACACCAAGTTTCACCTGCAGAACACCCTCTACCCTCAGTATGACCCTGTCTACAGAGTGAACCCTCATGGAG gtgGCTTGCTGAGCTCCAGGGCTAAGAGAGCTAAAAGCTCCACACACAAACAGAGGGTGATCATCATGCTCTACAACAAGGTGTGTGACATCGTCAGCAACATCTCTGAGCTCCTGGAGATCCAGCTGTTGACTGACACCACCATCCTACAG GTCTCCTCCATGGGCATCACTCCATTCTTTGTCGAGAGTGTCAGTGAGCTACAGCTGTGTGCCATCAAACTAGTTACTGCG GTGTTCTCTCGCTATGAGAAGCACAGGCAGCTCATCCTGGAAGAGATCTTCACCTCTCTGGCCAGACTACCCACCAGCAAACGCAGCCTCAGGAACTTCAG GCTGAACAGCAGTGATAAGGATGGGGAGCCCATGTACATCCAGATGGTCACAGCTCTGGTGCTGCAGCTCATCCAGTGTGTGGTTCACCTCCCCAACAACAGGGACAGTCACGACGATGAGTACAATAAGAAG GTGGATCAAGATGTCCTGATCACTAACTCTTATGAGACGGCCATGAGAGCAGCTCAGaacttcctgtctgtcttcctaaAGAA GTGTGGCAGTAAGCAGGGAGAGGAGGACTACCGGCCTCTGTTTGAGAACTTTGTCCAGGACCTGCTGTCTACGGTGAACAAACCAGAGTGGCCAGCTTCAGAGCTTCTCCTCAGTCTGCTGGGCCGTCTACTG GTACACCAGTTCAGTAATAAGCAGACGGAGATGGCTCTGAGGGTGGCATCGCTGGACTACCTGGGCACGGTCGCTGCCCGCCTGCGTAAAGACGCAGTCACCAGCCAGATGGACCAGCGCTCCATTGACCGCATCCTCAGAGAG ACCCAAGGCAACGATGAGACCCAGCAGCTGCAGAAAGCCCTGTTGGACTACATGGATGAGAACGCAGAGACGGATCCATCTCTAGTT TTTGCCAGGAAGTTCTACATAGCTCAGTGGTTCAGGGACACTTTGACAGAGACAGACAAGGCCATGAAGTCTCAGAACCAGCGAGGGGACGAGGACTCTTCTGAAGGCCAGCACCACGCCAAGGACATCGAGACCACCGGAGAGATCATGCAGAGAGCTGAGGCCCGCAAGAAGTATCTCCGCAACATCATCAAGACCGCGCCCTCGCAGTTCAGCACACTGAG GATGAACTCTGACACTGTGGACTATGACGACTCCTGCCTGATTGTCAGATATTTGGCCTCTATGAGGCCGTTCGCGCAGAGCTTCGATATTTATTTAACACAG ATCCTGAGAGTGCTGGGGGAGAGTGCCATAGCTGTCAGAACTAAAGCCATGAAGTGTTTGTCAGAGGTGGTGGCTGTAGACCCCAGTATTCTAGCCAGG TTGGACATGCAGCGCGGGGTCCATGGTCGTCTGATGGACAACTCTACCAGTGTACGCGAGGCTGCAGTGGAGCTGCTGGGGCGCTTTGTGCTGAGCAGACCCCAGCTCACAGAGCAGTACTACGACATGCTGATCGAGAGGATACTg GACACGGGTATCAGTGTGAGGAAGAGGGTGATCAAGATCCTGAGAGACATCTGTCTGGAGCAACCCACATTCAACAAGATCACTGAGATGTGTGTCAAGATGATCCGCAGGGTCAATGACGAGGAGGGCATCAAG AAACTTGTGAATGAGACCTTCCAGAAACTCTGGTTCACCCCTACACCCAATCACGATAAAGACGCCATGACCCGCAAGATCCTCAACATCACAGACGTG GTGTCTGCATGCAAAGATACAGGTTATGACTGGTTTGAGCAGCTGCTTCAAAAC CTGCTGAAGACGGAGGAAGATGCTTCCTATAAACCAGCCAGAAAGGCCTGCGTTCAGCTGGTGGACAATCTAGTGGAACACATCCTCAAATACGAAGAGTCTCTCGCTG ACATTGAGAACAAGGGGGTGAACTCTAATCGTCTGGTGTCCTGCATCACCACCTTATTCCTGTTCAGTAAGAATCGAGCCCAGCTGATGGTCAAACATGCCATGACCATGCAGCCTTACCTCACCACCAAATGCAAC ACCCAGAGTGACTTCATGGTGATCTGTAACGTGGCCAAGATCCTGGAGCTGGTGATCCCTCTGATGGAGCACCCCTCTGAGACCTTCCTCACCACCATAGAGGAAGACCTGATGAAGCTCATCATCAAATACGGCATGACG GTTGTGCAACACTGTGTGAGCTGTCTTGGAGCTGTGGTGAACAGGGTCACTCACAACTACAAGTTTGTTTGGGCTTGTTTCAACCGTTACTATGGTGCCCTGACCAAGCTGAAGACCCAGCACTCAGAGGATTCCAACAACCCTGTTCTGGCTGCCAACAAACCAGCCTTGCTGCGCTCGCTGTTCACTGTGGGGGCGCTCTGTCGCCACTTTGACTTTGACCAGGAGGAGTTCAAGGGCCCCAGCAAG GTTGTGATAAAGGACAAAGTGATGGAACTTCTGCTGTACTTCACCAAGCATGAAGATGAGGAAGTTCAGACCAAGGCCATCATTGGTCTAG GCTTCCAGTTCATCCAGTACCCAGGGCTGATGTTCATGCAGGATGTCAAGAGTCTGTATAACGGCATCCTGTCGGACAGGAAGAGCTCTGTCAACCTGAAGATCCAGGTGCTGAAGAACCTGCAGACATACCTGCAGGAGGAGGATTCTCGCATGCAGGAGGCCGACCAACAGT GGAAGAAGCTGTCGAAGCAGGAGGACCTGAAGGAGATGGGGGACATCTCGTCAGGCATGAGCAGCTCCATCATGCAGCTATACCTGAAGCAGGTGCTGGAGGCCTTCTTCCACACACAGTCCAACGTACGACACTTTGCCCTCAACGTCATCGCCCTGACGCTCAACCAGGGCCTCATCCATCCTGTGCAG TGTGTGCCCTACCTGATTGCCATGGGAACGGACCCAGAGCCCACCATGAGGAACAAGGCTGACCAGCAGCTGGTGGAGATTGATAAGAAGTACACTGGCTTCATCCAT ATGAAGGCCGTGGCAGGGATGAAAATGTCCTACCAGGTACAGCAGGCTATCTGGTCAGCTAAGGGTACGGTGATCCGTGGCTACCGGCAGGACGAGACCACCTCTGCCCTCTGCGCCCACCTCTTCTCTATGGTCCGATCCAACCGGCAGCACAGACGAGCCTTCCTGATCTCACTGCTCAACCTGTTTGATGACAGCTCG AAGATGGAGGTGAACATGCTCCTGTACATGGCAGACAACCTGGCCTGTTTCCCCTACCAGAGCCAGGAGGAGCCCCTGTTCATCATGCACCACATAGACATCACCCTGTCTGTGTCCGGCAGCAACCTGCTGCAGTCCTTTAAGGAG TCCCTTCTCAAAGAGCCGAGGCGGCGGGAGAAGAAGCCGAAGGAGAGGAAGTACCACTCGGAGGAGGAGAACTCTGAGGAGGAGCGTCACAGCAGCCGCTCCAACAGCAGTGACGAGGACGATGAGGTGGTCCACAGGCCCAAGAAGCCCAAACACCGGGCCCATGCCCCCGTGGAGTCAGACTCTGACTCTGACCTGGAGATGGAGGACTTGGACAAGGTGATGCAACGTCTGCCTGACAACCCTATCCCTCTGCTGGACTTTGCCAATGCCTCACAGGGTATCCTTCTGCTGTTGGTTCTCAAGCAGCACCTAAAGAACCTCTATGGCTTCTCAGACAG TAAAATCCAGAAGTACTCTCCGACGGAATCGGCCAAGGTGTACGAGAAGGCTGTTAACAGGAAGAGTCACGTGCACTTCAGCCCACGCCAGACATTGGACTTCCTAACTTCTGACCTGGCCAACGTAGAACTGACCTACGACATCAAGAGGAGGATCGTCAAACAGTACCTAGAT TTCAAGTTACTGATGGAGCACTTGGACCCTGATGAAGAGGATGAGGAAGGTGAGGCGTCGGCCAGCGCCAACGCCAGAAACAAAGCCATCACTTCACTGCTGGGAGGGCCCAGCCACCAGGACCACAAGAACCACCACCAGGACCACAAGAACCACCACCAGGCTCCTATAGAGACGGACGATGACGACGAGAGCGACGGAGAAGAGCGAACCCCAGGG TCATCACGAAGATCCAGGAAGCACGGCGACTCTGCGGAGGCATCAGGTCACATGAACGAGACGTTAGGTTCCATGGACGTCATCGCCCTCTGCTGCCCCAAGTACAAGGACCGGCCACAGATCGCCCGCGTCATCCAGAAGACCAATACGGGCTACAGGGTGCACTGGATGGCTGGCTCCTACTCTGGAGTCTGGGCTGAGGCTAAGAAACGGGACGGACGCAAAACTGTGCCTTGGGTGGACACTATCAAGGAATCTGACATTATTTACAAGAAAATCGCCTTGACTAGTGCACACAAGCTGACGAACAGAGTGGTGCATACTTTACGGTCACTGTACTCAGCCAAGGACGGAACTTCCTAA